From Dehalococcoidia bacterium:
GGTAGTCATCCAGAACTGCGACTTTAGTCATTTCTTTGCTCCGTGTCCTGAGAGTCAGGCATTGAGAAACTCGTTGGAGTCACAGCCTGAGACTCGCTAAGCCTGTCGAGATTCTCTCCTGGAATTCGTCAGTATCCCGCATGTTTGGCAATAACACTGGGGTAACTGGCTCTTGCGGGAGCAGTCCCAGTTCCGACTGCCACCATCCAACGTCATGCCAGGTCCCGAACTTGTAGCCGACATTGTAGTAGGTGCCAATCCGGAAGAATCCCATTCCTTCATGCAGACCGACGCTGCCCGCGTTAGGTAGCGTGATGGCTGCGTATGCGTTCCAATAGCCTTGGAAGCGCAGGCAGTTGAAGAGCGACGTGTAGACCGCCGAGCCCACACCGAGTCGCCTGTAATTGG
This genomic window contains:
- a CDS encoding N-acetyltransferase, which translates into the protein MNGNYKIRLATEADAEGMLAIYTSIVLETAISFELDPPSVDEFQSRIRSTLTRTPWLVCEIDGEVAGYAYAGSLRTRAAYQWSVEVTVYVNANYRRLGVGSAVYTSLFNCLRFQGYWNAYAAITLPNAGSVGLHEGMGFFRIGTYYNVGYKFGTWHDVGWWQSELGLLPQEPVTPVLLPNMRDTDEFQERISTGLASLRL